A stretch of the Mycobacterium sp. ITM-2016-00317 genome encodes the following:
- a CDS encoding MATE family efflux transporter, whose protein sequence is MADALEPATNRRIAALAFPALGVLAAEPVYLLFDLAVIGRLGALSLAGLAIGALVMGVLSSQLTFLSYGTTARAARLYGAGDRRAAVEEGVQATWLALGIGTAIVVTVQLTARPLVSALAAGGEIADAALPWVRIASLAVPAILIAAAGNGWMRGVQDTMRPLRYVVFGFAVSAVLCPVLVYGWLGAPELGLPGSAVANVVGQYLAAVLFCRALLVEKVPLRLRPQVLGAQVVMGRDLVLRTMAFQACFISAGAVAARFGAAAVAAHQVVLQLWSFLALVLDSLAIAAQSLVGAALGAGQLGHAKTVAWRVTIFSTVAGVVLAAVFALGNSVFPAVFTSDRSVLDQIGVPWWFLVAQLPIAGIVFAIDGVLLGAGDATFMRNATLISALVGFLPLIWLSLAFGWGLLGIWAGLSTFMVLRLVFVGWRALSGRWLVPGTR, encoded by the coding sequence TTGGCTGACGCGCTCGAACCGGCGACCAACCGACGGATCGCCGCGCTCGCGTTCCCGGCTCTCGGCGTCCTCGCCGCCGAACCCGTCTATCTACTGTTCGACCTGGCGGTGATCGGCCGCCTCGGCGCGCTGAGCCTGGCCGGCCTGGCGATCGGCGCGCTGGTCATGGGCGTGCTGAGTTCACAGCTGACCTTCCTGTCCTACGGCACCACCGCACGTGCGGCGCGCCTGTACGGCGCGGGCGACCGCCGGGCCGCTGTCGAGGAGGGCGTGCAGGCCACCTGGCTGGCGCTGGGCATCGGGACGGCGATCGTCGTCACGGTGCAGCTGACCGCGCGGCCGCTCGTGTCCGCTTTGGCCGCCGGCGGTGAGATCGCCGACGCGGCGCTGCCGTGGGTGCGCATCGCCAGCCTGGCCGTCCCGGCGATCCTGATCGCCGCCGCGGGGAACGGGTGGATGCGCGGCGTGCAGGACACCATGCGGCCGCTGCGCTACGTGGTCTTCGGGTTCGCGGTCTCGGCGGTGCTGTGTCCGGTGCTGGTGTACGGCTGGCTGGGCGCCCCCGAACTCGGGCTGCCCGGTTCGGCGGTGGCCAATGTGGTCGGGCAGTACCTGGCCGCGGTGCTGTTCTGCCGGGCGTTGCTGGTCGAGAAGGTGCCGCTACGGCTGCGGCCGCAGGTGCTGGGGGCGCAGGTGGTGATGGGTCGCGACCTGGTGCTGCGCACCATGGCGTTCCAGGCCTGCTTCATCTCCGCAGGTGCGGTGGCCGCCCGGTTCGGCGCCGCTGCCGTCGCCGCTCACCAGGTGGTGCTGCAGTTGTGGAGTTTCCTTGCGCTGGTGCTCGATTCGCTGGCGATCGCCGCCCAGTCACTGGTCGGTGCCGCGCTCGGAGCCGGGCAGTTGGGCCACGCCAAGACGGTGGCGTGGCGGGTGACGATCTTCTCCACCGTCGCCGGTGTGGTGCTGGCCGCGGTGTTCGCGCTGGGCAACTCGGTGTTCCCGGCGGTGTTCACCTCGGACCGTTCGGTGCTCGACCAGATCGGGGTGCCCTGGTGGTTCCTGGTGGCCCAGTTGCCGATCGCCGGCATCGTCTTCGCGATCGACGGGGTGCTGCTGGGGGCCGGCGACGCCACCTTCATGCGCAACGCGACGCTGATCAGTGCCTTGGTCGGCTTCCTGCCGCTGATCTGGCTGTCGCTGGCATTCGGATGGGGACTGCTGGGCATCTGGGCCGGGCTGAGCACGTTCATGGTGCTGCGCCTGGTGTTCGTCGGCTGGCGGGCGCTGTCGGGGCGCTGGCTGGTGCCGGGCACCCGCTGA
- a CDS encoding enoyl-CoA hydratase, which yields MSTENSTEDVLLIDTRDRVRTLTLNRPRSRNALSSALRKALFGALREAQADDDVDVVILTGADPVFCAGLDLKELGDTTELPDISPKWPPMTKPVIGAINGAAVTGGLEIALYCDILIASEQASFADTHARVGLLPTWGLSVRLPQKVGVGMARRMSMTGDYLSAEEALRCGLVTQVVPHAELLDTARRIAASIVGNNQKAVRALLASYHQIDETQNGAALWQEAAAARDWMSSTSGDDIAASRSEVIDRGRTQVRQ from the coding sequence ATGAGCACCGAGAATTCCACCGAGGACGTCCTGCTGATCGACACCCGGGATCGGGTCCGGACCCTGACCCTGAACCGGCCCCGGTCGCGCAACGCGCTCTCGTCCGCGCTGCGCAAGGCACTGTTCGGCGCGTTGCGGGAGGCCCAGGCCGACGACGACGTCGACGTGGTGATCCTGACCGGCGCCGACCCGGTGTTCTGCGCGGGTCTGGACCTCAAGGAGCTCGGCGACACCACCGAACTGCCCGACATCTCGCCGAAGTGGCCGCCGATGACCAAGCCGGTGATCGGTGCGATCAACGGCGCCGCGGTGACCGGTGGTCTGGAGATCGCGCTGTACTGCGACATCCTGATCGCCTCCGAGCAGGCGAGCTTCGCCGACACCCACGCGCGCGTCGGGCTGCTGCCGACGTGGGGCCTGTCGGTGCGGCTGCCGCAGAAGGTCGGCGTCGGGATGGCACGCCGGATGAGCATGACCGGTGACTACCTGTCGGCCGAGGAGGCGCTGCGCTGCGGGCTCGTCACCCAGGTCGTGCCGCACGCGGAACTGCTGGACACCGCGCGGCGGATCGCCGCGTCGATCGTCGGCAACAACCAGAAGGCGGTGCGCGCGCTGCTGGCGTCGTACCACCAGATCGACGAGACGCAGAACGGCGCAGCGTTGTGGCAGGAAGCGGCCGCGGCGCGGGACTGGATGAGCAGCACCTCCGGTGACGACATCGCGGCGAGCCGAAGCGAAGTGATCGACCGCGGCCGGACGCAGGTCCGACAGTAG
- a CDS encoding DUF1802 family protein encodes MTTTLTHPALKEWSAAIHALLDGRQTVLLRKGGIHEKRFELAPDVAASRFLLFPTVAHSHTERVRAEHRDLLEPAAADSTEDAVVVRAGANVVAAVAVERPENLDAIAPLHIWTAESVQSDRLDFRPKHRLTALVVSAVPLAEPVRLTRTPDYRGCSSWVSLPVTPAWGEPVHIDAELERIARQVRDSVG; translated from the coding sequence ATGACCACCACCCTGACCCATCCCGCGCTCAAAGAGTGGAGCGCGGCGATCCACGCGCTGCTCGACGGCAGGCAGACCGTGCTGCTGCGCAAGGGCGGCATTCACGAGAAGCGCTTCGAGCTCGCTCCCGACGTGGCCGCGTCGCGGTTCCTGCTCTTCCCGACCGTCGCGCACAGTCATACCGAGCGTGTCCGTGCCGAACACCGCGACCTGCTGGAGCCCGCCGCCGCGGACAGCACCGAGGACGCCGTCGTGGTGCGGGCCGGCGCGAACGTGGTCGCCGCGGTCGCGGTGGAACGCCCGGAGAATCTGGACGCCATTGCACCGCTGCACATCTGGACCGCCGAATCGGTGCAGTCCGACCGTCTCGACTTCCGGCCCAAGCACCGGTTGACCGCGCTGGTGGTGTCGGCGGTGCCGCTGGCCGAGCCGGTGCGCCTGACCCGCACCCCCGACTACCGGGGCTGTTCGAGCTGGGTCTCGCTCCCGGTCACCCCGGCCTGGGGCGAGCCCGTGCACATTGACGCCGAACTGGAGCGGATCGCGCGGCAGGTGCGGGACTCAGTGGGCTGA
- a CDS encoding CocE/NonD family hydrolase has product MSSQLSRLARHATSRALGLPPPVCDFTVRRAVPVPMRDGVELVADHYAPRTDAPAGTLLIRGPYGRGFPFAALFGSVYAARGYHVVFQSVRGTYGSGGQFDPFVNEVDDGADTAAWLRDQPWFTGTFATIGLSYLGFTQWALLTDPPPELTAAVITVGPDDVSGPRWGTGSFGLNDFLGWSELVGHQEDPNRLRALVRQTGAQRRVTAASLDLPLGAASRRLLGDGAPWFESWLDHPDGDDPFWTRVRLRDALARAEVPVLLLTGWQDLFVEQTVEHYRMLSGRGVPTGLTVGPWTHGQIMTKGAPTVLRESLDWLATHLGGAAPQRRSPVRIHLAGRGWLELPDWPPVMPELVLHPAPGGGLAPVAPGDGHSATFVYNPADPTPTVGGRLLSPVGGYRDDTELARRADVLTFTGTALAADLYVVGVPVLELAHSCANPHNDVFVRISQVDADGRSRKVSDGYVASAPDSGTVRVELDPVAWTFPAGSRIRVLIAGGSHPRFLRNLGTGEPVATATTFATARHTVHLGAGTRLALPAGPEPPSAH; this is encoded by the coding sequence ATGAGCTCACAGCTTTCGCGGCTGGCCCGGCACGCCACCAGCCGCGCGCTCGGTCTGCCGCCGCCGGTCTGCGACTTCACGGTCCGGCGGGCCGTGCCGGTGCCGATGCGCGACGGCGTCGAGCTGGTCGCCGACCACTACGCACCGCGCACCGACGCGCCGGCGGGCACCCTGCTGATCCGCGGCCCGTACGGCCGCGGCTTCCCGTTCGCGGCGCTGTTCGGTTCGGTCTATGCCGCCCGCGGCTACCACGTCGTCTTCCAGAGCGTCCGCGGTACCTACGGCTCGGGCGGACAGTTCGATCCGTTCGTCAACGAGGTCGACGACGGCGCCGACACCGCCGCCTGGCTGCGCGACCAGCCGTGGTTCACCGGCACGTTCGCCACCATCGGGCTGTCCTATCTCGGCTTCACCCAGTGGGCGCTGCTCACCGACCCACCGCCGGAGCTCACCGCCGCGGTGATCACCGTCGGGCCTGACGACGTCAGCGGGCCCCGGTGGGGCACCGGCTCGTTCGGGCTCAACGACTTCCTCGGCTGGAGCGAGCTGGTGGGCCATCAGGAGGACCCGAACCGGCTGCGCGCCCTGGTCCGGCAGACCGGCGCCCAGCGGCGGGTCACCGCGGCGTCGCTGGACTTGCCGCTCGGCGCCGCCAGCCGCAGACTGCTCGGCGACGGCGCGCCGTGGTTCGAGTCGTGGCTGGACCACCCCGACGGCGACGACCCGTTCTGGACCCGGGTGCGGCTGCGCGACGCCCTGGCTCGCGCCGAGGTGCCGGTGCTGCTGCTGACCGGCTGGCAGGACCTGTTCGTCGAGCAGACCGTCGAGCACTACCGCATGCTCAGCGGCCGCGGCGTGCCCACGGGCCTCACCGTCGGGCCGTGGACCCACGGGCAGATCATGACCAAGGGCGCTCCGACCGTGCTGCGGGAAAGCCTGGACTGGCTGGCCACCCATCTGGGCGGCGCGGCGCCGCAACGCCGCTCGCCGGTGCGGATCCACCTGGCCGGCCGGGGCTGGCTGGAACTGCCGGACTGGCCGCCGGTGATGCCGGAGCTGGTGCTGCATCCCGCCCCGGGCGGCGGACTGGCCCCGGTGGCGCCCGGGGACGGCCATTCGGCCACCTTCGTCTACAACCCCGCCGATCCGACCCCGACGGTCGGCGGCCGGCTGCTCTCCCCCGTCGGCGGCTACCGCGACGACACCGAGCTCGCCCGCCGCGCCGACGTGCTGACGTTCACCGGCACCGCGCTGGCCGCGGACCTGTACGTGGTCGGCGTGCCGGTGCTGGAGCTGGCGCACTCGTGCGCCAACCCGCACAACGACGTGTTCGTGCGCATCAGTCAGGTCGACGCGGACGGCCGCTCCCGCAAGGTCAGTGACGGCTACGTGGCGTCGGCGCCGGATTCGGGCACCGTGCGCGTCGAGCTGGATCCCGTCGCGTGGACGTTCCCGGCGGGTTCGCGGATCCGGGTGCTGATCGCCGGCGGGTCTCATCCGCGCTTCCTGCGCAACCTGGGTACCGGGGAACCGGTCGCCACCGCAACCACTTTCGCGACCGCCCGGCACACGGTGCACCTCGGTGCGGGCACCCGGCTGGCGTTGCCGGCGGGCCCGGAGCCGCCGTCAGCCCACTGA
- a CDS encoding DUF3558 domain-containing protein: MVAKLRLFSALCALVAAVMVVWQTDPAVTASPDRVDLRSTFVPLPNATTTIKWPVLDLTDPDPFNPCEEIPLDAVSRLGLAFTPPAHEDGLRCKYDAGNYQMAVETIVWRTYEETLPADAVELDINGHRAAQFWIMKPTDWNNRWWITCMVAFKTSYGVIQQSLFYSPVYSEPDPDCMQTNLQRAHELSPYYVF, encoded by the coding sequence ATGGTCGCCAAGCTGCGACTGTTCTCGGCGCTGTGCGCGCTGGTCGCAGCGGTGATGGTGGTCTGGCAGACCGACCCGGCCGTGACGGCGAGCCCGGACCGCGTCGATCTGCGGTCGACGTTCGTGCCGTTGCCGAACGCGACCACCACGATCAAGTGGCCGGTGCTCGATCTCACCGATCCCGACCCGTTCAATCCGTGCGAGGAAATTCCGCTCGACGCCGTCAGCCGGCTCGGGCTGGCGTTCACCCCGCCGGCACACGAGGACGGCCTGCGCTGCAAGTACGACGCCGGGAACTACCAGATGGCCGTCGAGACGATCGTGTGGCGCACCTACGAGGAGACGCTGCCTGCCGACGCGGTCGAACTCGACATCAACGGACACCGCGCGGCCCAGTTCTGGATCATGAAGCCCACCGACTGGAACAACCGCTGGTGGATCACCTGCATGGTGGCGTTCAAGACCAGCTACGGCGTGATCCAGCAGTCGCTGTTCTACTCACCGGTGTACTCCGAGCCGGACCCGGACTGCATGCAGACCAACCTGCAGCGCGCGCACGAACTGAGCCCGTACTACGTCTTCTGA